Within the Thalassophryne amazonica chromosome 19, fThaAma1.1, whole genome shotgun sequence genome, the region gaatcaaaTAAGAaatagaaatacaaacaatactgTATTGTATAGTGACTATGCAAGACGGAGAGTAATGAGGGAAGCCTCCAAGACACCCACAACAACTTAAAAGGACTGACAGTCTCTAACTGTGCATAATGTAATTTTTGTCTGTTgtaccaccagtcacagcttcatagaGTGGGGCAGAGGAGGATTGTCCTACAAGAAAACATCAATTCTAAGCTGacttcccatgtgccttctggtaaactctagctgaaatttcacatcttggtTAAGAAAAACCTTCTTTGTACCACTCCATTATGGCTGGTATTATAGCTAAGTCTACATTACAaacatcttgtttcattttgacTTCACTGTGGTGGTGTAGAGACACAAAATTATAAAATGTGTATcaatgtccaaatacatatgaaTGTGACAATATGTGTAACATTTTGATGGTGCTTTGGTAATACATTAGATATTATgagccattaaaaaaaacatgtaaagCAAAATGGGAAATTatcggtgtttttttttaatatttctatTTGTAACAATATTCACCTTTGGGATttgatcaaaaataaaaaataaaacaaatcgaTTGAAGAGGGAGACATTTGGATTGCTGAATTTAAACAAAAACACTCAAAACTCATCATCACTAACagaaacagtgttgttagtgttgttatATTGCTCATCGTTGGAAACATCCATGTTGTTTTCAAGTATATCGCTGGACATATGCAAAGACTTGGACAATCGCCATCCCAGATCTTCAAGCTCTTCCGGTTGTCCACTGTAAGATGCCTCGGCTTGGTCTGGGTGGAGTCCATCGGTGGTTATAGTTGTGGATTCATGGATCAGATTTATATCCTCTGTGTTGGTCCAAGTTGTCCCCAACTGTTCTTGCTGCAAGATCGCTTCATTGATTCCTGTATTACCAACACCATGCTCACTGAGCTGAGGAGAACCGGTGCCCCTTTGCTGGCTGATGTCGTCTACATTTTTTTCATTAGCTTTAGATCTGTCAGAAGAGCTGAAGGGTgtagaagccaatatgggtggggTGGACATTGTGGAATGTAAGTATTTGGTCAGTGATGCAACTGACAAGAGGTTGCTGTCCTCTCTGGACTTCCTGTGTTCTGGTGATGTCAACTGTTGCGATGGCAAAACAACGTGGAGATCATTTCCATCCCTTTCAAGTGCTGTTCTGGACACAGACAGGCTGTTAAGGCCGTAAATATCTTTTCGAAGATTTTCCAGAAGGTGACACATTTTATCCTGAAAGAAAGTAATGTAATCATACATAAAGAAAAAAGGACAAGAATCTTTgacaaattattattaaaaaataattcacCTCAACCTTTAGAAATTACTCTACTGGCCCAAATACAAGGCTGCCCCGATTGTAAGATAACTCCCATTTTTTCAAGCCACATTTTTGGAGAAAAATCTGGTTTTTGAAAAGATAAAAAGCCTAAATTTGAAAATGACGCTAATGAAAGCACattgagaaagaaagagagagagagagagagagagagagagaggaaaaaacaggCTAGACTGCATAAAACAGCAGTACAATAAACAGTGGCTCAAACTTGTATGCATTGGCTCTTCAGATCATGTCAGTCATTTCTTAATAGGCAGGACTTTGTATACTGTTGCTGGGCACTAAGACCCAAATGAGTTGTTGTTAGCAACAAGGTGTTGCTGCAGAGTCCTGAGGACAATTAAGGCGGAAGTACAGAGTGCACGAGGTGGCGTGATTCTGCCGTCCTCATTATTAAGATAAAATGTCCAGATAcagtttgagcagcaaaaataaaGTGATCCATTGTTGTAAATAAaactggggtgtgtgtgtggggggggggaggggggtgctaCAGCAGCCACTTCATGTCAGGGGTAGGAGTATACTCTGAAATAAACAGAAATAAGGGTAAATAATTGTGATGATTCATGTTACTTGTGAATATTTTATTCTTGATCTCGTGGTGACATTGGTAAAATTGTGTAAATAAGTGACTGTGGTGCTAAAATGTAGAGAAGCAACATTCAGCACCATGAGTGTAAATTGTACCTCACATCATGACTTTTGCCTGTTCCTCACATCTGTGGAAGGCTGTTAATAAAAGTAATGCAAAAGGGAGACATTTTTTTCCAAGGGTTTCTGTCACCACCTACTGTTGTGTACGTGTATGACATGTAAGTCAATTGTAAGACAGCCCCATATTTTTCAGATGTACttccaggagaagaagaaaaaaccttTAAATTCAGGCCAATACAGTAGTAGTACTTGATCACGGCTTTTGATATTCTACATGGAGTTATACACTCACCTCTTTGAGATGATACAGATTCATGTCAAAATGCCGCCTAAACACCATGTCTAGGACCCTTAGAGAGGACAGAGGAAACAAACTGTAGTACTTAGGCAGATGGTAGCAACACATCGTTATCAAATACACCAAGAAATGGACATATAACAAAACAAATGATCAGATTTTTAAGGGATTTACCTTTCTGCCCCTTCATTCAAATCAAATTTTCTTTATTACTACTTATTTACATTTAAATTGTGCTGTTTCAGTTTTGAAAAAAGGCCATTTTGTGGCATTGTTAAAACTTGCTGAATTATAACACTCATGAGAAAAACACGATGAGCTTACCCAATGGCTAACACAACACACTAATACAATAATTTTGGCATCAGAAGCAGCTGATAAGAATGACAAACCTGTTAGATATGTATTCTCTGGACAAGATGTCTGAGGTCACAGTAGAAATGAATTGGAGACATGCTAGTTCTTCTTCACTGTTGAAGAAAAGatgaaaaaataattcagaaGCTTTTTTAATTCTCCTTAAAACTCACTTAGGCACTATCCTATATTAAAAATAcagcgcaatgctaaaataccctcaacaCTATGAGCATATAATcaataaagccctggtcccaccgaataatgaataatgagccacgtagcataaGTATGGGCACCTTTTCATTTAATGTTGCAGTCACATGTTGGTGGCAGGTGGCAAGACAGTAAACTTGATGTTCCAGTGTCTTTAATGAGGGCACAACAGAAAACTCAGTCACTGCTGGCTGTGAGAGCAGCAGCTACATAAAGTAACTGCAAATGCtgtcaaaaatctaaaaatttcAACCCTTTTCACTTCATAAATCATTTGTAATGCAACACCTAAATTAACAAACTGGTCATACACTGTACAtgtaattgacaaatatgatgtatttttaaaagcaaaaaacaaacaaacaaacatattatcTCTCCTTGAAGATGTCAGACTAGAATTATTTTCCTCCATACACATTTTCACATGGTGTATGACTGTGTGAAGTTATGTCAATATCATTTAATgcatcaattaaaaacaaaattccaaTTATTTTTACTTGAAGATGCTGGACTGGAATTCTTTCATGCACATATTCATATGATGTGCTACCGCTGTGTGAGGTTTCAGTGAAGTCAACCATATACTTCAGAAGGAGTTGCATTTATGACTTGTGACCAGATgtaccaaccagtcccagcagaagactgcccctccctgagcctggttctgctggaggtttcttcctgttaaaagggagtttttccttcccactgtagccaagtgcttgctcacagggggtcgttttgaccgttggggttttacataattattgtatggccttgccttacaatataaagcgccttggggcaactgtttgttgtgatttggcgctatataaaaaaactgattgattgattgatgtacagaGGGACAGGCTACACCACTGTATACGTTTTTGTTTGTAGAGGCATAATGACCTCCAAGATATTTTCAGTGAATTACAActcttcatgtatccatcccctgggtCGAAAGGAAATTAGTTGGAAAAGTAATGAAAATGGTAAAAGCCCAAGAGCTCCCAGATGTTTGCATGCCACTATATATTATTCAATATATTACAAGTGATGGTTCTGTTGTGTGATGTTTACAGGACATGTTAATTTAGAAATTATAATCTtggaaatatttttaaataactgCATTTGAAATATTGTTAAATTTTTCTCCAACTGTAACACAGTACAGTTGTGCATCTCTTCATCTTGATcatttaatagtttattttttttactctcaAGTGTTAAAGACTACTTACTATGCATATACACTCTTCATGACTGTTTCTTCTGGTGAATCCCTGAATAAACATaaatgcttttagaaaatattcaagCTATAAGACTATGCATTAGGAATATCATGTTATTTTACCTGAATAAAGAGTTGTATAAATCACAGTCTTTGCTCTTGCTTGTTTGTCTTGGTCCTCTAGATGCTGAGAAATGTGGCCCACTGAACTCCTCCTCTGACCGCTCAGGCTCATCACTAAattccttttaacaatacaaaacagaaaataatttcAATATTGTCAAGATTTCCTTGTAATCAAAATACATGTAGTATTCTCATAGGAAAAAAGACCAATTATTATGTTGTGTATACTTTACCGGGACACTAGTGTTGAGTGTGAGGCAAAAATAATTGTGTATTACAGTTTTACTTCTTCGTAACTTAATTAACTGCTCCACAACATGTCAAAAGATTAAGCCCACATGGGAATGGTCACCTTTGCTTATATAAATATACTGTAGTAGAATGtcattttgttcttttttccTCTGGCCAACATCTTCCTATAATTTGACAACAAATTATAAGAAAATATTGTttatttaatatttgtttttttgtaggcAAAGAGACTGTCTTGCTGGACCCTGTATGTGCTTATCACGTCTTTACATTTACCAGATTGTATTTGTTTTTCACCTTTGCTCAATTATTTGTTTGAGTTTCTTTGGAGTGAGAGGGGAGGGGAAGGTAATCAGATCATTTTGGAGCCTGGACAGAGGAATTTACTCTCCAGTTTTCCTTTAGGTCAACACGTTTTGGGATTCTGACCAGCATCAGCCATTTTGAAGACATCACTCAACATGTTGGACATCTGTTATTCCTCTTGACATAAAAAAGATAATGTATAATAGGTCAAAGTTGTAAACAACAGCAATCCTTATCATTAGATTTCCTGTAAGTTTGGAATCAttgaaagtgaagcactgtacaGTCTTGTAATTTTTGACATTTCATCAAAATTCATTGAGTATTTGCCGCTACAACTGGACCTGTTAACGCTGTTTGTTGTATCCGTAAATGGACTATTTCAGCTATTCACCTTTTCTCAAGAAACTCCCAACAAAACGTGTTACTGCTAAGTTGTTCTCGTTAACACCCCATTAGCCTGTACAAATTCAAGATCTTCTCACAATAACTCTCTGCACTGCGCTTTGAGTGCCGCTGTTGCTGGTGTGACGATCAAACAATTCTACTGTGACACATTCAGGAGAATATGAATTATGAACAGTAACTGACAGAAATGTCAGCCAGGCTGCTAAACATATGGAAGGGGAATAAATGACTATAAATCtaaaaaaatgtgcacacaatcttCTTCACACTCATTCTAGACCAGTACACTTCTGATAAACCTGAGAAGTTTAAGCTACCTCTGTTCTGTACTTTATAACTTTAAGTTGTTGTAcaaacaacagacagacagacggatcaaAATATGTATGAATCCACTTCATTATTCCTGGTTTCAGCCTTATCGCAGGGGGATAAAAATGGAAAATATTAGACACTCCAAAATATTCACAACTGtgagttgtgcttgtcaagagaaattgctgtccgtccatctgtccataCAGTAAAAACCTTCCACAttctaaaactcaagaactgtaaaactctcaaaaacaAAATTTTTATACATCAATACtggggaggtcaaagctctgcctgccaaaataaaaaataataaacaacaacaacaacaacaaaaaaaatcatacatttctgacatttataaatgccttttttcttttttaactgaaTTTTTTAACTGAATACAGACGCTCCCTGTCAACCCGGAAGAAACTGGAAATCATAAGACAACAGTTTGAAGTAGGTAATGcaacagaagccctgaaatgctcacactgCCCACTAGATGGTGAGAAAAGCAGCTCAAATGTGTAGCAAGGTCTCCACGGttgattcatttgagaagttaacgttTGGTCAAAATAAAACGGTCCGACAGTCAAAAATCAAACTACAATAGTGTACCTTGCTCATATGGGCAATTTATTTATATCCAAATGATAAAATAAATTCTTCAAATTACCTGAGATGGTTGATCATATTCCAGTGATGTTTCTTCTCTAGTTTGTGTGGTGGATATAAGATAATAATAAAGACATTTTAACACAGCATACATGCAGAATGAATTATGTTCATGGCATATTTACATTGCTATACTCTGACACTCATTGGGACACAGGATACGTACCTTGACAGATTTGCCTTCTGTTTCTCCAATCTAGAGTTGTTGAAGTCCTGAGGTTTCCTTTGTGGTGCTCTGTAGTATCGATATTTTGACAGACAGGAAGTTTTATCTGATTTCAGAATCTTAGGGGTGAAAGCCTGAGCTGAAGAAAAGACGTGTGAATGCTTCTGGAGCAAATCACCACTGTAGGTCTTCTTCATAGGATCCCGGTGGGCTCTGTAAGGACTGTGACTGCCCAAAGCTGCAAAGGAACATGGTGACTCTTTCCTATGTGCTGCTCCCTCTGGACTCTTGTGCTTTAGTTTGGTTGGCAGGTGAGTATCCTGAGAACTGACTTTCCCTGGATAAACAACCTCTTTTGCATGAAAGGATGTGTTGAACCTTGGGCTGGACATGATGGAACTCCTGGAGTTGAGGTAGTGCTTTTTATCATACTGCAGAGATAGTCTACTCtaaaaacaccaccaccaccaaaaatatTGTACAAAGTAAGTCGCAATGCAAGGGTGTAAACTGTGACATCACAGTTAATGGCCACAAGTATTTTCTGCAAAATCAGTTAACATTATATAATGAACTTCCATTTCTTACCTGAGCTGAGGAGCGGGAGGCTCTACTACTCTGTAGGACAGAGTGGGCTGAATGAGGACGACTCCCATTTTTCAGCTGTGCTTGTTTGATCTGGTCCGTGTCTGCAAGCAACAAAACTAATATGACTGATCTCACTAAGTGTTTTTAGTAATGATTGGATTTTGATGTTGGTGGAGGTAGTCACTAGTCAGGGATAACAAATAATATTTTGTTGAACGCAAAGGCCAATCCTACTGCTACAACAAAAATCATCTGTACCCTCCCTCCCCACCCAAAATGGTCAGGTCAAGCAGCAGAGTAACAGAGCAGGGCTCACATACACCAGAAGAGTAAATTGCATCGGACCCTGTTCTCAAATGTAAACCTACTCAGGCTGCACTCAGATGAAAAGCTGTGCTCGTCTTGTGTTGTGCTGCATTTCTCCATCCCTGCAATGAATGCTGCTGCAAGTGGTGACTCTAGATTATAGTTTCCTCTTTGAAAATCACTCAAACAGATGAAAAATTAATCAACCAGCAGGGTTCTACCTAGCGCAAACTACAATTTTGGACCGTTGCgtaacgggtctgtaatcaaccatttctgcagcgcgactccagtttgaagcgtgaatcaatgaagcaatgcttcgattcaatggcacgtggctctttgattcgctgttcttcagaagcagtaaatctgctcatggaaatagagacctggaatggacgtcacgtgacaagcggcgtgccgcacggcggccgtGTGGCTAAGGGTggcctcatctgtcgtaaatcatgttgttgtctgctgtgtgtgtatgtgtgtgtgcgcgcgcgcatatgcgttcagtctcccctccacctgatttcactcactgtgcgcgctgataggcatgagaatgtgaataataaaaaaaaaaaaaagaaaaaaaaaaagcttccgtttacccacgttttgcttctggaaacacaagcccGACATGtgatttttgaacgtacaatgtgagcagtcagatcgcatcagagcatcggccgtacagtgtgagaacatgaatcgtgctctctgaacttttaaaccttttaaacttttaaacacagtttgagctggagtcaagtacaacgattgaaaatattgtacagtgtctgcccagcctaaatgagcacaatggcaaggcatacttcagatttatattttaatacataaggatttttatcCAGGCaggtatgggttcattagagcttttaatcagcttgaatacaacttacaaggcctcgTTTATAtaaaatccatcaagaattatgatgacaggaaaaaacatcacagtaaattaacagaatggcatatttttccccaaatttccactttacgtaaaacatttttttctgctcaggcatgtatgggttcattagaaagagcacttaaagggctttaaaacaagcttacctttattaaaatctgttaacaaacagCGACAATAGAGCAAAAaaggcagcacagtttgtcataatttccccaaatttctgcattttacataaagtttttttttcacctaCACATaaataggttcattggaaagagctttcaaaggactttaaaacaagcctacatttattaaaatctgttaagaaatagtgacgctagtgcaaaaaaaagcggtcagtttattattgataatcggcacatttccacccttagtaatggcgccttcctttCCTGAGCaacactaatagattgaggcgcacacatccattccaggtctatatttccatgagtccgcttcttaacccctctcaaagccataaaaatatcatgagtcactttcactaactgggactcttgtcttgttgcagtcaagaaacgagaatcgtcctccgttccgttggcacagctccaaacgttgcgcggctctctgctgagacagactccgctcggaattaataacttcaaaacgaattatctctttaaatgaaatgacacctctttacaaacgctgcaatacagacaataaagtaCAATCGACTAAATGTTTTttactcccaaaatgagacatcctgcattctttatgaacctgatgtgcagcacagctgcaagagctcagctcataggtatggaaagacattcatgccaataataatgtctgaaaggaaatgcttttgacaaaaactaacagattttatttctgtttatgtccagagatcaaggatccaccatgtagagtttattatgtccagagtttaaggatccagtaaccaatttcatatttatttactttaagactcaataaaatgttgttcaatttcaattgaatCAGCTTATaaaatgccaaattacaacaaaagccgtctcaaggtgcctcacacagaacagttcaacataaa harbors:
- the spata7 gene encoding spermatogenesis-associated protein 7 homolog isoform X3, with translation MGVVLIQPTLSYRVVEPPAPQLRSSIMSSPRFNTSFHAKEVVYPGKVSSQDTHLPTKLKHKSPEGAAHRKESPCSFAALGSHSPYRAHRDPMKKTYSGDLLQKHSHVFSSAQAFTPKILKSDKTSCLSKYRYYRAPQRKPQDFNNSRLEKQKANLSSTQTREETSLEYDQPSQEFSDEPERSEEEFSGPHFSASRGPRQTSKSKDCDLYNSLFRDSPEETVMKSVYAYEEELACLQFISTVTSDILSREYISNRVLDMVFRRHFDMNLYHLKEDKMCHLLENLRKDIYGLNSLSVSRTALERDGNDLHVVLPSQQLTSPEHRKSREDSNLLSVASLTKYLHSTMSTPPILASTPFSSSDRSKANEKNVDDISQQRGTGSPQLSEHGVGNTGINEAILQQEQLGTTWTNTEDINLIHESTTITTDGLHPDQAEASYSGQPEELEDLGWRLSKSLHMSSDILENNMDVSNDEQYNNTNNTVSVSDDEF
- the spata7 gene encoding spermatogenesis-associated protein 7 homolog isoform X2, translating into MESKQAFCHHPSSKLTQSIIKDHMVSHYRKLYSAKAAIDTSVPKSLNLSVKYTDQIKQAQLKNGSRPHSAHSVLQSSRASRSSAQSRLSLQYDKKHYLNSRSSIMSSPRFNTSFHAKEVVYPGKVSSQDTHLPTKLKHKSPEGAAHRKESPCSFAALGSHSPYRAHRDPMKKTYSGDLLQKHSHVFSSAQAFTPKILKSDKTSCLSKYRYYRAPQRKPQDFNNSRLEKQKANLSREETSLEYDQPSQEFSDEPERSEEEFSGPHFSASRGPRQTSKSKDCDLYNSLFRDSPEETVMKSVYAYEEELACLQFISTVTSDILSREYISNRVLDMVFRRHFDMNLYHLKEDKMCHLLENLRKDIYGLNSLSVSRTALERDGNDLHVVLPSQQLTSPEHRKSREDSNLLSVASLTKYLHSTMSTPPILASTPFSSSDRSKANEKNVDDISQQRGTGSPQLSEHGVGNTGINEAILQQEQLGTTWTNTEDINLIHESTTITTDGLHPDQAEASYSGQPEELEDLGWRLSKSLHMSSDILENNMDVSNDEQYNNTNNTVSVSDDEF
- the spata7 gene encoding spermatogenesis-associated protein 7 homolog isoform X1 — translated: MESKQAFCHHPSSKLTQSIIKDHMVSHYRKLYSAKAAIDTSVPKSLNLSVKYTDQIKQAQLKNGSRPHSAHSVLQSSRASRSSAQSRLSLQYDKKHYLNSRSSIMSSPRFNTSFHAKEVVYPGKVSSQDTHLPTKLKHKSPEGAAHRKESPCSFAALGSHSPYRAHRDPMKKTYSGDLLQKHSHVFSSAQAFTPKILKSDKTSCLSKYRYYRAPQRKPQDFNNSRLEKQKANLSSTQTREETSLEYDQPSQEFSDEPERSEEEFSGPHFSASRGPRQTSKSKDCDLYNSLFRDSPEETVMKSVYAYEEELACLQFISTVTSDILSREYISNRVLDMVFRRHFDMNLYHLKEDKMCHLLENLRKDIYGLNSLSVSRTALERDGNDLHVVLPSQQLTSPEHRKSREDSNLLSVASLTKYLHSTMSTPPILASTPFSSSDRSKANEKNVDDISQQRGTGSPQLSEHGVGNTGINEAILQQEQLGTTWTNTEDINLIHESTTITTDGLHPDQAEASYSGQPEELEDLGWRLSKSLHMSSDILENNMDVSNDEQYNNTNNTVSVSDDEF